A section of the Subtercola frigoramans genome encodes:
- a CDS encoding SGNH/GDSL hydrolase family protein — MRSRPPLFALAEAPLRRHWLVRGALACSGLCIGGLLLVDGLAGSPELAQTSQSPATTANGEAFARPDHPVRRIVEKPVVVAIGDSIMDGHGLNPGDAWPALVANQEGWRLTDLASDGSGFVTAGDDGTTFVDQAAVAAQMRPALVIMSASSNDLGQDSAAVSAASADVLQKLKEASPNTKIVSVSAAWGSTTLPDQLVEFNSNLEHATTDIGGTYIDIGQPFFDHPDLLQDDDTHPTIDGQNVIAGIIDQQLRAG, encoded by the coding sequence ATGAGATCCCGCCCTCCGCTCTTCGCGTTGGCCGAGGCACCACTTCGGCGTCACTGGCTCGTTCGCGGGGCGCTCGCCTGTTCCGGTCTTTGCATCGGGGGTTTACTGCTGGTCGACGGTCTCGCTGGTTCTCCAGAACTCGCTCAGACGTCACAATCTCCCGCGACAACCGCAAATGGGGAAGCATTTGCCAGACCTGACCACCCCGTACGACGGATCGTTGAGAAGCCAGTCGTCGTCGCAATCGGCGATTCGATCATGGACGGTCACGGGCTGAACCCGGGAGACGCTTGGCCTGCTCTTGTTGCCAACCAGGAAGGATGGCGCCTCACCGATCTCGCGAGTGATGGCTCCGGGTTCGTGACTGCAGGTGATGACGGTACGACGTTCGTAGACCAAGCTGCCGTTGCTGCACAGATGAGACCCGCTCTTGTCATAATGTCCGCGAGTAGCAATGACCTGGGTCAAGACAGTGCCGCGGTATCAGCAGCGTCGGCAGACGTGTTACAGAAATTAAAGGAAGCATCCCCGAACACAAAAATCGTTTCCGTCAGTGCCGCCTGGGGAAGCACGACGCTTCCGGATCAGCTTGTCGAATTCAATTCGAACCTTGAACATGCAACCACCGACATCGGGGGCACCTACATCGATATCGGGCAGCCATTTTTCGATCATCCAGATTTGTTGCAAGACGACGACACCCACCCCACCATCGATGGCCAGAACGTCATCGCTGGGATTATCGACCAACAACTCCGCGCTGGGTGA
- a CDS encoding alpha/beta hydrolase, with product MNGIQALLNVNIVEGPVVVTVYVLSSVLVVFLLARVPLKRFLRLTMFGLLGGAAAAVAIKLVLVDVLNTFGSPVSDVDFGFFVIGLAAIGLAVSNAVSSTTGRKVTAAASVITFALATTLAINQSYGLNPTVAAFLHINTDPPLTLVPTTPNPVTRSHPAGPLYATWVPPAGMPSHGTTGQLTGANAIPNSESGFPARNAEVYYPPAALVDHPPALPFVLMMMGQPGDPSAKNIAKALDAIAAKNNGLAPIVIVADQLADPTKDPLCLDSSLGKAETYLMKDVTRWARAHLNILGEPKSWTIAGYSNGGECANYFGSKYPAMWGNILDISGIEYAGVEQHANILKTIFAGNQTAYDSVKPAIIMTRNHYPDTTAIYTAGEKDPSLIAVQKQLTSTAINAGIVAKFVTIPGADHGVTALDGGLTAGFELLFPRLGLSRPTP from the coding sequence GTGAACGGCATTCAAGCGCTACTCAACGTCAATATCGTTGAAGGCCCCGTAGTCGTCACCGTCTACGTTCTCAGCTCCGTGTTAGTTGTCTTCTTATTGGCGAGAGTCCCGCTGAAGAGGTTCCTCAGGCTGACGATGTTCGGCCTGCTCGGTGGGGCCGCTGCGGCAGTTGCCATCAAGCTCGTTCTCGTCGACGTCCTCAACACTTTCGGCTCCCCGGTATCTGATGTCGATTTCGGTTTCTTCGTCATTGGGTTAGCGGCAATCGGCCTCGCGGTGAGCAATGCCGTTTCCTCCACCACCGGCCGGAAAGTCACGGCGGCGGCTTCAGTGATCACCTTTGCGCTGGCTACAACACTTGCGATAAATCAGAGCTACGGACTAAACCCGACCGTCGCCGCGTTCCTCCACATCAATACCGACCCCCCACTCACCCTGGTCCCAACGACCCCGAACCCTGTCACGCGAAGCCATCCGGCAGGGCCTTTGTACGCGACGTGGGTCCCGCCTGCCGGAATGCCAAGCCATGGAACGACTGGCCAACTCACCGGCGCGAACGCGATCCCGAATTCCGAATCGGGTTTCCCTGCCAGGAATGCCGAGGTCTACTATCCGCCGGCCGCACTCGTGGATCACCCGCCAGCACTCCCATTCGTTCTGATGATGATGGGACAACCCGGAGACCCGAGCGCGAAAAACATTGCCAAAGCCCTCGATGCGATTGCTGCAAAGAACAATGGTCTGGCCCCGATCGTCATCGTCGCCGACCAATTGGCAGACCCAACAAAGGACCCATTATGCCTGGACAGCTCACTCGGCAAAGCGGAGACGTACCTGATGAAAGACGTCACACGTTGGGCCCGCGCACACCTGAATATCCTGGGTGAACCGAAGTCTTGGACGATCGCCGGGTACTCCAACGGTGGTGAGTGCGCGAACTACTTCGGTTCGAAATATCCCGCGATGTGGGGCAACATACTCGACATATCAGGAATCGAATACGCGGGCGTCGAACAGCACGCCAACATTTTGAAGACGATCTTCGCCGGCAATCAGACAGCCTACGACAGCGTCAAACCGGCGATCATCATGACGCGCAATCACTACCCAGACACCACCGCCATTTACACCGCAGGGGAGAAAGATCCCTCGCTCATCGCTGTTCAAAAACAGCTCACATCCACAGCAATCAACGCAGGTATCGTAGCCAAATTTGTGACCATCCCTGGCGCAGACCACGGAGTAACCGCCCTAGATGGCGGCCTCACTGCCGGTTTTGAACTACTCTTCCCACGCTTAGGCCTGAGTAGACCAACCCCGTAG
- a CDS encoding undecaprenyl-diphosphate phosphatase yields MSQLTYLEAIVMGIIQGISELFPISSLGHSILIPALVGGSWATDMNVSAPDSPYLAFIVGLHVATALALIIFFRKDWARIIVGLFTSIRYRRINTGPERLAWLLILATIPVAIAGLLLDHVFRSVLGVPLIAAIFLTLNGLVLLLGERFRRRARKLEVTRQVEPTPTAFPKASDGRHETFVDTRDIDNDDDADVDVAISRLAVPRAIGVGASQILALLPGISRSGVSMVGGMVAGLTHREAARFSFLLATPVILAAGVLKLPDLFGPMGQGIQGQVLAGSVASFISALLAVGFLDRYFRTRTLTPFAIYSLIAGIGCIIFFAVR; encoded by the coding sequence ATGAGCCAGCTGACTTACCTCGAAGCCATCGTCATGGGTATTATCCAGGGCATCTCCGAGCTTTTCCCCATCTCGAGCCTGGGTCATTCGATACTCATTCCCGCGCTCGTTGGAGGTTCGTGGGCGACCGACATGAACGTGTCGGCCCCCGACTCGCCGTACCTCGCATTCATCGTGGGGCTGCACGTCGCTACCGCGTTGGCGCTGATCATCTTCTTTCGTAAAGACTGGGCTCGAATCATCGTGGGGTTGTTCACATCGATTCGCTACCGCCGCATCAACACCGGCCCGGAGCGGTTGGCGTGGTTGCTGATCCTCGCCACGATTCCGGTGGCTATTGCCGGTCTGTTACTCGACCACGTGTTCCGGTCCGTTCTGGGTGTGCCGCTGATCGCCGCGATCTTCCTGACGTTGAATGGCCTGGTGCTGTTACTAGGTGAGCGGTTTCGTCGCCGAGCCCGCAAGCTCGAGGTCACCCGTCAGGTTGAGCCGACGCCAACCGCATTCCCAAAGGCTTCCGACGGTCGCCATGAAACTTTCGTCGACACACGCGATATCGACAACGACGACGACGCTGATGTGGATGTTGCCATCAGCCGACTTGCCGTGCCCCGGGCCATTGGTGTGGGCGCGTCGCAGATCCTCGCCTTGCTTCCTGGCATCAGCCGCTCGGGCGTTTCGATGGTCGGTGGGATGGTCGCCGGGCTCACCCACCGCGAGGCGGCACGGTTCTCGTTCCTTCTCGCAACCCCGGTCATTCTCGCCGCCGGCGTACTGAAGCTACCTGACCTTTTCGGACCGATGGGGCAGGGTATCCAGGGCCAGGTGCTTGCAGGCAGTGTTGCGTCATTCATCAGCGCACTTCTCGCAGTGGGCTTTCTCGACCGCTACTTCCGGACTCGGACGTTGACACCGTTCGCCATTTACAGCCTAATCGCCGGGATCGGTTGCATCATCTTCTTCGCAGTGCGCTGA
- a CDS encoding DUF2127 domain-containing protein has protein sequence MVNEAHEGHTAVHALAADSVPRLVAQLAQGGTTLLIAFLVAHGAVKTSLTYCLIKRYCRAYPWTLSALIVFLGYQIDAFITTPTISRANFTLLDAVIINLVWREYRELPTQEDQQTQPDEPESTLSRALLERGWDVRRRAPSSHGGRSTVRFRAVISVLPAATPLSG, from the coding sequence GTGGTCAACGAGGCACACGAAGGTCACACGGCCGTGCACGCTCTTGCCGCTGACAGTGTCCCTCGACTCGTCGCACAGCTAGCCCAGGGCGGAACGACGCTCCTCATCGCCTTCTTGGTCGCGCACGGTGCAGTGAAAACTTCGCTTACCTACTGCCTGATCAAGCGATACTGTCGGGCTTACCCGTGGACTCTCAGTGCGCTCATCGTCTTTCTCGGCTACCAGATCGATGCGTTCATTACGACACCGACCATCTCAAGGGCAAACTTTACGCTGTTGGATGCCGTAATCATCAATCTCGTCTGGCGGGAGTATCGCGAGCTCCCCACTCAAGAGGACCAGCAAACTCAACCGGATGAACCAGAGAGCACGCTCAGCCGTGCGTTGCTCGAACGAGGATGGGACGTTCGGCGACGAGCGCCATCGTCTCACGGGGGGCGCAGCACTGTCCGGTTTCGTGCGGTGATCTCAGTGCTCCCCGCTGCGACTCCACTATCAGGTTGA
- a CDS encoding ABC transporter permease, which produces MRWFDGLGWVGALLPTLIAVLLLAAITITALRVSAVPRPASPFWAIVRGSLQLAALSLVLSGIISNPWWVALGLIVMFVAAVYTASRRIHATWSQAVAVGTAMLTGNAVVLVIVFITGAIDFSPRYALAIGGIVIGNTMSIATLTGRSFHSSVRDHWDEVEGWLALGARPLESTREIARTAIYSALVPSIDQTKTTGIVVLPGAFVGAIFGGASPLEAGRFQIVVLAGILAAGALTSLILLRLIGAVALKPDAEIFTRPARPKDARTTA; this is translated from the coding sequence ATGAGGTGGTTCGACGGGCTCGGCTGGGTTGGTGCCCTGCTGCCAACCCTCATCGCAGTGCTGCTGCTCGCAGCGATAACTATTACGGCGCTGCGCGTCTCCGCCGTGCCGCGGCCGGCGTCACCGTTCTGGGCGATTGTACGCGGGTCCCTCCAGCTCGCAGCGCTGAGCCTGGTACTCAGCGGCATCATCAGTAACCCCTGGTGGGTCGCTCTCGGACTCATCGTGATGTTTGTGGCCGCGGTCTACACCGCTTCGCGGCGCATCCACGCTACCTGGTCGCAGGCGGTGGCCGTCGGCACAGCCATGCTCACGGGGAACGCAGTCGTACTCGTCATCGTCTTCATCACCGGCGCCATAGACTTCTCACCGCGTTACGCCCTGGCCATCGGTGGCATCGTCATCGGCAACACGATGAGCATCGCGACCCTCACCGGGCGCAGCTTTCACTCTTCGGTTCGTGACCACTGGGACGAGGTTGAGGGCTGGCTCGCGCTCGGCGCCCGCCCTCTCGAATCGACTCGTGAGATCGCTCGGACCGCCATCTACTCAGCCCTCGTGCCCTCGATCGATCAGACGAAGACCACGGGCATCGTCGTACTCCCGGGCGCATTCGTCGGTGCGATCTTCGGCGGCGCATCTCCCCTTGAGGCGGGACGCTTCCAGATCGTCGTGCTGGCGGGAATCCTCGCCGCCGGAGCCCTGACCTCACTCATTCTCCTGCGCCTGATCGGCGCCGTCGCGCTGAAACCAGACGCCGAGATTTTCACCCGGCCCGCCCGCCCGAAAGATGCCCGGACGACCGCGTAG
- a CDS encoding VTT domain-containing protein — translation MNHLLQQLHTVMTPTVHTASILDPSALLTGAGPWVMVVIMAIIFIETGLLFPFLPGDTLVFTAALLAVPLGLPLWVLVVGVSIAAILGDQTGYHIGRRFGPRLFKPDARVFKTRYLNEADAFFTKYGGRSLVLARFVPIVRTYVPPVVGMSKLPFRTFLIWNTTGGVAWAVILTIAGYFLGGIPFVANNVEIIAIIIAVVSVGPVVISFIRNRRKSRPYDTA, via the coding sequence ATGAACCACCTATTGCAACAATTACACACGGTGATGACACCAACAGTTCATACCGCGAGTATCCTGGACCCCAGCGCATTGCTCACCGGCGCCGGCCCCTGGGTCATGGTCGTCATTATGGCTATCATTTTCATCGAAACCGGGCTGCTGTTCCCGTTCCTGCCTGGCGACACCCTCGTCTTCACCGCCGCACTTCTCGCCGTGCCTCTGGGTCTGCCCCTGTGGGTGCTCGTCGTCGGCGTCTCGATCGCTGCGATCCTCGGTGACCAGACCGGGTACCACATCGGCAGACGGTTCGGTCCCCGTTTATTCAAACCGGACGCGCGTGTATTCAAAACCCGTTACCTGAACGAAGCAGACGCGTTCTTTACCAAATACGGCGGACGTTCCCTCGTGCTCGCACGATTCGTGCCGATCGTGCGCACCTACGTGCCGCCCGTCGTCGGCATGTCGAAGCTGCCGTTTCGTACTTTCCTCATTTGGAACACAACTGGCGGCGTCGCGTGGGCGGTGATATTAACCATCGCCGGCTATTTCCTCGGCGGCATCCCTTTCGTTGCGAACAACGTCGAAATCATTGCCATCATCATCGCCGTGGTCTCCGTCGGCCCGGTGGTCATCTCGTTCATTCGCAACCGTCGTAAGAGCCGGCCCTACGACACGGCCTAG
- a CDS encoding ABC transporter permease, which yields MIALAFRELWHGGRQHVSSVLVALLSSVFATMLIEMDTVLRVQSIGGKFIQHGYVRALLDVLDVLFFFVAVFVACIVTANTFGIIMAGRSKHIALLRLLGASAKTLRSAIAIEGAIVGLVGSIIGLVLGLVVAQIAYGALVSAGTFVDTPISTITPLLVAPIVVGVVSTTGAAWFGSRKILGVSPIEATGHTQESKVATVKEMPRRLRTLVIVAFVGGIVLLVAGVAIGLKSPLGLLVAAPGGALSFVGFVLGATYFISGLLKLAGRATGSSTPSVLASANALRYPARSSRSTIGLIIGVTLVTMFTVAGQSFLAQTGPVAAGADAAEVAGDQAFLQLTMGILAVLIGFSLVIAAIGLVNSLSLSVIQRRREIGLLRALGFTKGQVRTMILAESIQLTLVGGLTGLILGIVYGWAGVLAAIASDHHIGGFFAPTIPAWIIIAIAAGAILLAIVSSAIPARSAVRISPVRALAIE from the coding sequence ATGATCGCCCTCGCGTTCAGGGAACTCTGGCACGGCGGCAGACAGCACGTCTCGAGTGTTCTCGTCGCCCTCCTCTCATCGGTGTTCGCGACGATGCTCATCGAAATGGACACGGTGCTGCGGGTGCAGTCTATCGGCGGAAAATTCATTCAACACGGGTACGTTCGGGCGCTGCTTGATGTACTCGATGTTCTGTTCTTCTTCGTCGCCGTGTTCGTCGCCTGCATCGTCACGGCGAACACCTTCGGCATCATCATGGCCGGCCGGTCGAAGCACATTGCTCTGCTGCGTCTGCTGGGTGCCTCAGCGAAAACGCTGCGCAGTGCGATTGCTATCGAGGGCGCCATCGTGGGTCTGGTCGGGTCGATTATCGGACTCGTGCTTGGCCTTGTCGTGGCTCAGATCGCGTATGGTGCGCTGGTCTCGGCTGGCACTTTCGTGGACACCCCTATCTCGACGATCACGCCGCTGCTGGTCGCGCCGATCGTCGTCGGCGTCGTGAGCACGACAGGGGCGGCGTGGTTCGGCTCACGTAAGATCCTCGGCGTCTCGCCCATCGAAGCGACCGGGCACACACAGGAGTCGAAGGTCGCCACCGTCAAAGAGATGCCCCGGCGGTTGCGCACCCTGGTCATCGTCGCCTTCGTCGGTGGAATTGTGTTGCTCGTCGCTGGCGTCGCGATTGGGTTGAAATCGCCGCTCGGCCTGCTCGTCGCCGCCCCTGGCGGGGCTCTCAGCTTTGTCGGTTTCGTCCTCGGCGCCACGTACTTCATTTCAGGGCTGCTCAAATTGGCCGGTCGCGCGACGGGCTCATCGACACCTAGCGTGCTCGCAAGCGCCAATGCGCTGCGCTATCCCGCCCGGTCATCCCGGTCGACCATCGGCCTCATCATCGGAGTGACCCTGGTGACCATGTTCACCGTCGCCGGTCAGTCCTTCCTCGCCCAGACCGGCCCCGTCGCGGCCGGCGCGGACGCTGCCGAAGTCGCTGGTGACCAAGCTTTTCTCCAACTCACGATGGGGATTCTTGCGGTGCTGATCGGATTCTCGCTCGTGATCGCCGCAATCGGTTTGGTGAACAGTCTCTCGCTGAGCGTTATTCAGCGCCGGCGTGAGATCGGGCTGCTACGCGCGCTCGGGTTCACGAAAGGACAGGTTCGTACGATGATTTTGGCCGAGAGCATCCAACTCACCCTCGTCGGCGGCCTTACCGGACTCATCCTCGGAATCGTCTACGGGTGGGCCGGCGTACTCGCCGCTATTGCCTCCGACCACCACATCGGCGGCTTCTTCGCCCCCACCATCCCCGCTTGGATCATCATCGCCATCGCGGCCGGAGCGATACTACTGGCGATAGTCTCGTCGGCTATCCCCGCCCGATCCGCCGTTCGCATATCCCCCGTGCGCGCCCTAGCTATTGAGTGA
- a CDS encoding ABC transporter ATP-binding protein: MSDIAPRVDSSPKGATPPTTVVAAEARGVSKIYGTGDSATTALDNVDLQIGAGSLTAIMGPSGSGKSTLMHVFAGLDNATHGTVTIGDKDITHLDDNALTVLRRRQLGFVFQAFNLVPTLSVLGNVTLPFELDGRKPSAAELSWVRELLGRLGLGMLEARRPHELSGGQQQRVAIARALAMRPSLIFADEPTGNLDSRSSREVLTLLRDLTREYKQTVILVTHDPVAASHADRVIFIADGAIARDVVGRSDAKTLSDIILNLEVAA; the protein is encoded by the coding sequence ATGAGCGACATTGCGCCACGAGTCGATAGCAGCCCAAAGGGCGCTACCCCGCCCACAACTGTCGTCGCGGCAGAGGCTCGCGGAGTCAGCAAGATCTACGGCACCGGCGACAGCGCCACCACCGCCCTAGACAACGTCGATCTACAGATTGGCGCGGGCAGTCTCACCGCGATTATGGGGCCGAGCGGATCCGGTAAGTCCACGCTCATGCACGTGTTCGCCGGACTTGACAATGCGACGCACGGCACTGTGACTATCGGCGACAAGGATATTACACACCTCGACGACAACGCTCTCACAGTGCTGCGCCGCCGCCAGCTCGGCTTCGTCTTTCAAGCGTTCAACTTGGTTCCGACGCTCTCGGTGCTCGGCAATGTCACCCTGCCATTCGAGCTGGACGGCCGCAAACCGTCCGCCGCCGAGCTCAGCTGGGTGCGCGAGTTGCTTGGCCGCCTCGGACTCGGGATGCTCGAGGCGCGACGCCCGCATGAACTCTCCGGCGGGCAGCAGCAACGCGTCGCCATCGCCCGCGCCCTGGCTATGCGCCCGAGCCTGATCTTCGCCGACGAGCCGACCGGAAATCTCGACTCCCGTTCGAGTCGCGAGGTTCTAACTCTTTTGCGTGACCTGACCCGCGAATACAAGCAAACGGTCATCCTCGTGACACATGACCCAGTAGCCGCATCCCATGCCGACCGGGTCATCTTCATCGCCGACGGCGCCATCGCCCGCGACGTCGTAGGCCGAAGCGATGCGAAAACGCTCTCTGACATCATCTTGAACCTTGAGGTCGCGGCATGA
- a CDS encoding alpha/beta hydrolase-fold protein, with the protein MTDTILNLNIIDGALIHAVIVLSVALAIYLLVRRPTRKWVLIALTGILSGALIAVFTVMLTINVWNVFGVGLSTTSVLVIVFTFAAIGLAVVSMWRARWWRRMIAGGAIVVFAVTGVLGVNASIGLLTTLGALIDISTAQPLALPPAAPTPRPTATVGPVSAPLYTAWSPPEDMPPLGSLGTIDIPNTNSGFAARPALAYLPPAALVPNAPQLPVVIQLMGSPGSPDLTATAAILNDLAAKNGGLAPIVINPDQLGDPTKDPLCLDVTSDKAETYIMKDVVPYVRSHFNVLSDPKDWSFVGFSNGGECATYFAAKYPDTFGNVVDISGDQYPAYGDNGAVRNYFRGNKASYEATWPVNIMAKTAYPDTFAVFTAGGDDTEIKTGVQTVYNAAIKAGWKSSFTEIPNAGHDGPALQTGLKTGYDALYPRLNLSPPPG; encoded by the coding sequence GTGACCGACACCATTCTCAACCTCAACATCATCGACGGCGCATTGATTCATGCGGTTATCGTTCTGAGCGTTGCTCTCGCGATCTACTTGCTCGTGCGTCGACCTACCCGAAAATGGGTGCTGATCGCTCTGACCGGGATACTCAGCGGCGCCCTGATCGCTGTGTTCACTGTGATGCTCACCATAAACGTGTGGAACGTATTCGGTGTGGGCTTGTCCACTACCTCGGTCCTGGTGATCGTTTTCACTTTCGCGGCGATCGGTTTGGCCGTTGTGAGTATGTGGCGGGCGAGGTGGTGGCGGCGGATGATCGCGGGCGGCGCAATTGTGGTGTTCGCCGTGACGGGTGTCCTCGGCGTGAACGCCAGCATCGGACTGCTGACCACCCTCGGCGCTCTCATCGATATCAGCACCGCCCAACCCCTCGCTTTACCGCCAGCCGCCCCCACACCGCGACCCACAGCCACGGTTGGCCCGGTGTCGGCGCCGCTTTACACGGCGTGGTCGCCGCCCGAGGACATGCCTCCCCTCGGAAGTTTAGGAACCATCGATATTCCGAACACCAACTCGGGTTTCGCGGCCCGGCCGGCACTGGCGTATCTGCCACCTGCAGCGCTGGTACCGAATGCCCCACAACTACCCGTCGTGATCCAGCTGATGGGATCCCCGGGCAGCCCCGACCTGACCGCGACCGCAGCAATCCTGAACGATTTGGCCGCCAAAAATGGTGGCCTCGCGCCGATCGTGATCAACCCCGACCAACTCGGCGACCCGACAAAGGATCCGCTCTGCCTAGACGTGACAAGCGACAAGGCTGAAACGTACATCATGAAAGATGTTGTGCCGTACGTTCGGTCGCACTTCAACGTCCTCAGCGACCCGAAGGACTGGAGCTTCGTCGGATTCTCCAACGGCGGAGAATGCGCAACCTATTTCGCCGCGAAATACCCGGACACGTTCGGTAACGTCGTCGACATCTCCGGAGACCAGTACCCCGCGTATGGCGACAACGGGGCAGTCCGGAACTACTTCCGCGGCAACAAGGCAAGCTACGAGGCAACCTGGCCAGTGAATATCATGGCGAAAACGGCCTACCCGGACACTTTTGCCGTGTTCACCGCCGGCGGCGATGACACCGAGATCAAAACCGGCGTCCAAACCGTTTACAACGCCGCAATCAAAGCCGGCTGGAAATCCAGCTTCACAGAAATCCCAAACGCAGGCCACGACGGCCCAGCACTACAAACCGGACTGAAAACCGGATACGACGCCCTCTACCCACGCCTCAACCTCAGCCCACCCCCCGGATGA
- a CDS encoding phosphatidylserine decarboxylase family protein: MSDSLDQDVRCRAGWLPANQDALENWLAGHCERVEARGDDVVLHPVIREFQHLIDTDPVVRVYMNEMIDQVPPSRKYSKRHVTSVDQLLRLVNEVLTIAPEFGADTMVMTPLTAILDWTMGTPAGLAAYRDTRINTMLKKILDVWCEFLSGPDSRYVINDSPSGWKSPDAQRAVGIEQFEYDPDEEYWGFASWNDFFTRRLKAGERPVAAPDDPSVITSACESTPYAIRRNVQRRDTFWIKRQPYSLEDMLANDPAVDELVGGTVYQGFLSATNYHRWHSPVTGTIVRAFVEPGTYYSEADSEGPDAVEPGNSQGYLAHVATRAIIILKADNPAIGTVAFIAVGMLEVSSCIIHSAITSNAHVNKGDEIGYFQFGGSTECLIFRPGAIKEFALQAIPQPHDSANSLVPVNSRLATAQTG, encoded by the coding sequence ATGAGCGACTCTCTCGACCAAGACGTGCGGTGCCGGGCCGGATGGCTGCCAGCGAATCAGGATGCCCTGGAAAACTGGCTCGCCGGGCACTGTGAACGGGTCGAAGCCCGCGGTGATGACGTGGTGCTGCATCCGGTCATCCGGGAATTTCAGCACCTCATCGACACCGATCCGGTCGTGCGCGTGTACATGAACGAGATGATCGACCAGGTACCGCCGTCGCGGAAGTACAGCAAACGGCACGTGACAAGCGTCGATCAACTCCTGAGGCTCGTCAACGAAGTACTCACCATAGCTCCTGAGTTCGGGGCTGACACCATGGTCATGACACCTCTCACCGCGATCCTCGATTGGACCATGGGCACCCCGGCCGGGCTCGCCGCGTACCGCGACACCCGCATCAACACGATGCTGAAGAAGATCCTCGATGTCTGGTGCGAATTTCTCAGCGGCCCTGACTCGCGCTACGTCATCAACGATTCACCTTCGGGCTGGAAATCGCCGGACGCTCAACGAGCCGTCGGTATCGAACAGTTCGAGTACGACCCGGACGAGGAGTACTGGGGTTTTGCCTCGTGGAACGATTTCTTCACCCGCCGGCTCAAAGCGGGCGAACGACCGGTGGCCGCACCCGACGACCCCTCTGTGATAACTAGCGCGTGCGAGTCCACCCCCTACGCGATCAGGAGAAACGTTCAGCGCCGCGACACGTTCTGGATCAAGAGGCAGCCCTACTCGCTCGAAGACATGCTCGCAAACGACCCGGCAGTCGATGAGCTCGTCGGAGGCACCGTCTACCAAGGCTTCTTAAGCGCCACCAACTACCATCGCTGGCACAGCCCCGTCACCGGCACCATCGTGCGCGCCTTCGTCGAACCGGGCACCTACTATTCAGAAGCAGACTCCGAAGGCCCCGACGCGGTCGAGCCGGGAAACTCGCAAGGCTACCTCGCTCACGTCGCCACCCGCGCCATCATCATCCTCAAAGCCGACAACCCCGCCATCGGCACCGTCGCCTTCATCGCCGTTGGCATGCTCGAAGTCTCCTCATGCATCATCCATTCCGCAATCACCAGCAACGCCCACGTGAACAAGGGTGACGAAATCGGATACTTCCAATTCGGCGGATCCACCGAATGTCTCATCTTCCGGCCCGGCGCCATCAAAGAATTCGCCCTCCAAGCCATCCCGCAACCTCACGACTCCGCGAACTCGCTCGTGCCCGTCAACTCCCGCCTCGCGACAGCACAAACGGGATGA
- a CDS encoding MIP/aquaporin family protein, with translation MTNARGRGAEPTMETLRQVHVGLSIGDQRLIKNFDDPALESRRLFAEAFGTFLLVIAAAGADIVNTLTDGSVGRVATVTAPALTVVAVILFMGAVSGAHLNPVVSIAFALRRDFSWRRVPAYVLAQLIGATAASLLLITLFGTGGGSGTTEPGTGFTDLHAFTIEIVLTCGLVSTILGAASGAQSVGPLCAFAVGSYILLAGLWAAPVSGASMNPARTFGPDLVSLNFSTLWIYTIGPLVGAVIAVGIAFILRGPGGGPSGRKAAQGTLETTDQP, from the coding sequence ATGACGAACGCAAGAGGTCGCGGCGCGGAACCGACAATGGAAACCCTGCGTCAGGTGCACGTCGGCCTTTCCATCGGCGACCAACGACTCATCAAGAACTTCGACGACCCAGCCCTGGAAAGCAGGCGTCTCTTCGCGGAAGCCTTCGGGACCTTCCTGCTCGTCATCGCCGCCGCTGGAGCCGACATCGTTAACACCCTCACGGACGGGTCCGTCGGCCGCGTCGCGACGGTCACCGCACCTGCCTTGACCGTCGTCGCCGTGATCTTGTTCATGGGAGCCGTTTCAGGCGCGCACCTGAACCCCGTCGTGAGTATCGCATTCGCACTACGGCGCGACTTCAGCTGGCGCCGCGTACCCGCCTACGTGCTCGCCCAACTCATCGGCGCAACAGCCGCATCGCTCTTACTCATTACCCTTTTCGGCACCGGTGGCGGAAGCGGAACAACCGAGCCCGGAACCGGATTCACCGACCTGCACGCATTCACGATCGAGATCGTGCTCACCTGCGGGCTCGTCAGCACCATCCTCGGAGCCGCCTCCGGCGCCCAGAGCGTCGGACCTCTCTGCGCGTTCGCCGTCGGCTCCTACATTCTGCTCGCCGGTCTCTGGGCGGCCCCGGTCAGCGGCGCATCCATGAACCCCGCACGCACCTTCGGCCCCGACCTGGTCAGCCTCAACTTCAGCACGCTCTGGATCTACACCATTGGTCCGCTCGTCGGCGCCGTCATCGCTGTCGGCATCGCGTTCATTCTCCGCGGCCCAGGTGGCGGCCCGTCGGGCCGAAAGGCCGCACAAGGAACACTCGAAACCACTGATCAACCCTGA